From Hermetia illucens chromosome 6, iHerIll2.2.curated.20191125, whole genome shotgun sequence, one genomic window encodes:
- the LOC119658692 gene encoding solute carrier family 35 member G1: MSEHLELRQLVDGLSQRVSTRKWLTLNFSCPYLGIILATMSSLFFSLCSVIVKGLVDINPMELASFRFVGVLLPAIPIVIYKREPIFPRGKRIILILRCFMGTTGLVLSFYAFRHMPLADASVIIFSTPVFVAIFARLFLKEPCGYFNVVTIILTLIGVVLITRPPFIFGDDAAISSTSIADQNILTKQYDVWGPVAALSSTLFGANVYVLLRALKGLHFSVIMTNFGAFALVYTLIVCWMIGAICWPQCGIDRVFVVLLGIFSFLGQILLTISLQLEQAGPIAIARCADIVFAFIWQMIFFGETPTIYSLVGALLVVSSVILTALRKWAISLPRESMLRKKLQFLALD; the protein is encoded by the exons ATGTCGGAGCATCTGGAGCTGAGGCAGCTCGTGGATGGGCTGTCGCAAAGGGTGTCAACCCGCAAGTGGCTGACCTTGAATTTCTCGTGTCCCTATCTGGGAATTATACTTGCCACCATGTCATCCTTGTTCTTCTCCCTATGCTCAGTGATCGTCAAAGGACTAGTCGATATAAATCCAATGGAATTAGCTTCATTTAG atttgtagGTGTACTTTTACCAGCCATACCAATTGTGATATATAAACGAGAGCCAATCTTTCCGCGTGGAAAGCGAATCATCCTGATTCTACGATGCTTCATGGGAACAACCGGTCTAGTGCTAAGCTTCTATGCATTTCGACACATGCCGCTTGCCGATGCGTCCGTGATTATCTTCTCAACACCAGTATTCGTTGCCATCTTTGCGCGACTCTTCCTGAAGGAACCATGCGGCTACTTCAACGTCGTCACCATAATTCTTACGCTAATCGGAGTAGTGCTCATAACGCGGCCCCCATTTATTTTTGGCGATGATGCAGCCATATCGTCAACCAGCATTGCGGACCAAAACATTTTGACAAAACAGTACGACGTATGGGGCCCGGTGGCCGCTCTGTCATCTACACTTTTCGGTGCCAACGTTTATGTCCTATTGCGCGCGCTCAAGGGTCTTCATTTTTCCGTGATCATGACAAATTTCGGCGCATTCGCCCTGGTCTACACGTTGATAGTGTGCTGGATGATCGGAGCGATATGCTGGCCGCAATGTGGCATCGATCGGGTTTTTGTTGTCTTACTAGGGATTTTTAGCTTTCTCGGTCAAATTTTATTGACCATTTCACTGCAATTGGAACAGGCCGGGCCGATTGCCATTGCACGCTGTGCTGATATTGTTTTTGCGTTCATTTGGCAAATGATATTTTTTGGCGAGACGCCAACTATTTATTCACTTGTTGGTGCTTTATTGGTCGTAAGCTCAGTGATTTTGACTGCGCTAAGGAAGTGGGCGATATCATTGCCGCGCGAATCAATGCTTaggaaaaaattacaatttttggcTTTAGATTGA